A single region of the Moritella sp. Urea-trap-13 genome encodes:
- a CDS encoding metal ABC transporter permease, giving the protein MLVDYLWLAPAVLCGLIALVGNVILGQQVLARKIIFIDLAVAQVAALGAAFSQYWLSRFDVLPDTWLGQMIGPWVLSLLLCGLIALMEKHYQQHLEPMIGSLFAVSASLAILLASKDPHGADFIQGILNGQLLWATWDDVWPLAIITAAMLALITLKPAFMQGRGFYIIFAILMPITVKLTGIYLEFALLVIPALCASALKGIRFFIASMGIGVAGIMSGIVLSAHYDLPSGASIVITLFASGVLFYLLLQPLLVKTDVRTA; this is encoded by the coding sequence ATGTTGGTAGATTATCTTTGGCTAGCACCCGCAGTATTGTGTGGACTGATTGCGCTGGTGGGCAATGTGATATTAGGGCAACAAGTGCTAGCGCGTAAGATTATTTTTATTGATTTGGCAGTAGCACAAGTTGCTGCATTAGGTGCTGCATTTAGTCAGTATTGGCTAAGTCGTTTTGATGTATTACCCGATACTTGGTTAGGGCAAATGATCGGTCCTTGGGTATTATCATTATTACTATGTGGCTTAATTGCCTTGATGGAAAAGCACTATCAGCAGCATCTTGAGCCTATGATCGGTAGCTTGTTTGCTGTGTCGGCGTCATTGGCAATTTTGTTGGCAAGTAAAGACCCGCATGGTGCAGACTTCATTCAAGGGATCTTAAATGGTCAGTTGTTATGGGCAACTTGGGATGATGTGTGGCCATTAGCGATTATTACCGCGGCGATGTTAGCTTTAATTACATTGAAACCGGCATTTATGCAAGGACGTGGATTTTACATTATCTTCGCGATATTGATGCCGATAACGGTCAAGTTGACGGGTATTTACCTTGAATTTGCGTTATTGGTGATCCCTGCGCTGTGTGCGTCTGCGTTAAAAGGTATACGGTTTTTTATCGCGAGCATGGGTATTGGCGTTGCCGGGATCATGTCGGGTATTGTGTTGTCTGCTCACTATGACTTACCCAGTGGTGCAAGTATCGTGATCACGTTATTTGCTTCTGGTGTGCTGTTTTATCTATTACTACAGCCCTTACTGGTCAAGACTGACGTTCGCACTGCATAA
- a CDS encoding flagellar brake protein: MSEASVATKTQLFELEPGKMLDLQINNPLPVRLKLALVGYELGRYIILKYPRVSNSLEYKDVLTEGNGVIVRYLLEGDKGECFAFSSSIRCVTQHPEKLLFLEYPKEIENRQLRTQQRTSIHLASCIKLRDESKNKSATINGVIIDISAAGCCFSFKTKSDRTTVNKRDVLVCIQSPVDGEIKIPAHICNSRNEQGEVSVGIKFMDENNIVPKLLSQLFIT; this comes from the coding sequence ATGTCCGAAGCCAGTGTTGCGACAAAGACACAATTATTTGAGTTAGAACCAGGTAAAATGCTTGATCTACAAATAAATAATCCACTGCCTGTTCGCCTTAAATTGGCCCTTGTTGGTTATGAGCTTGGTCGCTATATCATCTTAAAGTATCCTCGGGTGAGCAATAGCTTAGAATACAAAGATGTCCTTACCGAAGGTAATGGCGTGATTGTGCGTTACTTGCTGGAAGGTGATAAAGGGGAATGCTTTGCTTTTAGTTCTTCTATTCGTTGCGTGACCCAACATCCTGAAAAACTATTGTTTTTAGAATATCCCAAAGAAATTGAAAATCGCCAATTACGCACACAGCAACGAACCAGTATTCATCTGGCCTCATGCATCAAATTAAGAGACGAGAGCAAAAACAAAAGCGCGACCATTAATGGTGTCATTATCGATATTTCAGCGGCTGGCTGTTGTTTTTCTTTTAAAACCAAAAGTGACCGAACTACGGTGAACAAACGTGATGTGCTGGTGTGTATTCAAAGTCCTGTTGATGGTGAAATAAAAATTCCGGCGCACATTTGTAATAGCAGGAACGAACAGGGTGAGGTCAGTGTTGGGATTAAATTTATGGATGAAAACAATATAGTGCCGAAATTATTGTCACAGCTGTTTATTACTTAA
- the yfbR gene encoding 5'-deoxynucleotidase has protein sequence MSHFFAHLARMKLIYRWPLMRNVTHENIAEHSLQVAMVAHALALIGNTYYGKNYDPDKAASMALFHDTTEVLTGDLPTPVKYYNKAIIREYNKIELAAEQTLLDMLPAELRDAYKPLLSTPDLDPTYKTLVKDADILCAHMKCIEEESCGNHEFSKAKIRCQTALDERMTDEIRYFLDVFLPSIGQPFDDMS, from the coding sequence ATGAGCCATTTTTTTGCCCACCTCGCCCGCATGAAACTCATTTACCGCTGGCCGCTGATGCGTAATGTCACCCACGAGAATATAGCCGAGCACAGTTTACAAGTTGCTATGGTCGCCCATGCATTAGCGCTGATCGGCAATACTTATTACGGTAAGAATTATGATCCAGACAAAGCAGCGTCGATGGCACTGTTCCACGACACCACCGAAGTGCTGACTGGCGATTTACCTACCCCAGTAAAATATTACAACAAAGCCATCATTCGAGAATATAACAAGATAGAGTTAGCTGCAGAGCAGACGTTATTAGATATGCTGCCAGCAGAGTTACGTGATGCTTACAAACCATTATTATCAACACCAGATCTAGACCCTACGTATAAAACCTTAGTCAAAGATGCTGATATTTTATGTGCGCATATGAAGTGTATTGAAGAAGAAAGCTGTGGTAACCATGAGTTTTCGAAAGCTAAGATCCGTTGCCAAACCGCACTAGACGAGCGCATGACAGATGAGATACGTTATTTCCTAGATGTATTCTTACCAAGTATTGGTCAACCGTTTGATGATATGAGTTAA
- a CDS encoding metal ABC transporter solute-binding protein, Zn/Mn family, which produces MRFKKSTLFVTVSAAMLSAPALALNIFVCEPEWKALLAAHAPKATIYSATTALQDPHYVQARPSLIAKMRQADMAMCSGAELEIGWLPMLQARSSNPAVQNNKQSMLYASEIVSMLDTHHHVDRSMGDIHAYGNPHVQFAANDMIRISRVVSKRLESIDPANAFSYLVNGVKFREHWRKKLVEWEQRAEPLRGKQVVSYHETYRYLFDWLGMEQIADLEPKPGVSPTTAHLQSLAKLDPASFDAIIYSSHQNKRAANWLHQQTHKPVIQLPLTVSKGQPLDELYDQVLDYLLNVLVEPIKD; this is translated from the coding sequence ATGCGTTTTAAGAAAAGCACATTATTCGTTACAGTGAGTGCGGCTATGTTGTCTGCACCTGCTCTTGCGTTGAATATTTTCGTTTGCGAGCCTGAATGGAAAGCACTATTGGCTGCACATGCACCCAAAGCAACCATCTATTCTGCGACAACAGCGCTGCAAGACCCACATTACGTGCAAGCTAGGCCGTCTTTAATTGCCAAGATGCGCCAAGCCGATATGGCGATGTGTTCTGGTGCTGAATTGGAAATTGGTTGGTTGCCGATGTTGCAGGCGCGAAGCAGCAATCCTGCGGTGCAGAATAATAAGCAAAGTATGCTGTATGCGTCAGAGATTGTTAGCATGTTGGATACGCATCATCATGTTGACCGCAGTATGGGGGATATTCACGCTTATGGTAATCCGCATGTGCAGTTTGCTGCCAACGATATGATCCGAATTTCTCGCGTGGTGAGCAAACGCTTGGAAAGTATAGATCCCGCTAATGCATTTAGTTACTTAGTCAATGGCGTGAAGTTTCGTGAGCATTGGCGGAAAAAGTTAGTTGAATGGGAACAACGTGCTGAACCGCTGCGAGGTAAGCAAGTGGTGAGTTATCACGAGACCTATCGTTATCTGTTTGATTGGTTGGGGATGGAGCAGATTGCGGACCTTGAGCCTAAACCTGGTGTTTCACCAACGACGGCACACTTGCAATCTTTGGCCAAGTTAGACCCTGCGTCGTTTGATGCGATTATTTATTCTTCTCATCAGAATAAACGCGCAGCAAATTGGTTGCATCAACAAACGCACAAACCTGTGATCCAATTACCGCTGACGGTATCGAAAGGACAACCCCTTGACGAGCTGTATGACCAGGTATTGGATTACTTGTTGAATGTACTTGTAGAACCAATAAAGGATTAG